From the Anopheles stephensi strain Indian chromosome X, UCI_ANSTEP_V1.0, whole genome shotgun sequence genome, the window TCCAGAGCAACAAACTTTTGCACACGCGTTTCCACATGCGAAGGGGGGATGGAGAAACGTTCTACTTGGGAAAGGGAAGTCAAGCAGCGAATGTACTGCACTGCACGTCAGCTCATAACCGTCGCCAAAAATCGCGTCTTCAACCAAATGGAAACGCTTCACCTTTCGGGAGGATACGGGGCGTGAGAGGATGAGGGCAGCGCGACCATTTTGTAATACGCCATTTTGCTGCGTAATAGCACAGCTAGCAATAAAGCTTTGCAGTAGATTGTCCATTTTTGACAGATGTAATTTGACGTTTGACATTAGTAAACAACACTGAAATCGAAgttaaaaacaagaaaaaaaaatcttttatctaaaatcaaaataaaatgtgGAAAACAGCAGCTGCCAGATCTTAGTTTCATTCAATCGAATCGTTTTCCTTCAATTTTCCTTCGACTGCTTATTGCTGAGTTTGTTGCTTCAGAagcaaaacacagcaaaacaccATCTCGTCatcttttttcttcacccaGCTTCTTCTCCagctctcccccccccccccccaacgaGACTTTCCTTCGAGCCGTCGGATGACTTTGGAATGAACTGCTGTTGCTTTTCCTAACGGTACCGTCGCGCTTTTATTACCACCCATCCTGTTGTTGTGTGAAATTCGTGGCccgtgctctctctctcgctcgctctctcatCGTAGAACGAGCTCGGTCAGGTAGAACGAAAGCTGTAGCTCCCTTGGTGAGAAAAGGGGGCTAAGAATTTTCTTTTGCCATACCCCATACCCCCCTTCCCTCTTCCCCTTTGTACCCCCTTTTCATCTACTCGATTCTAAAGCTAaacaggggggggggcgagttTGTGTTTGTGACTGGGGGAAGAATCTGTTTTCGTACTAAACGAATggagaggggggaggggagggtgGTGAAAGGGTTGATAGAGGGTGAAAAGCACATGGTGGGAAAATAtgataaacattgtgcaacaATTAGCTAACCTTACGCTTAAATGAACCATTCCCAACCTCCTCTTTGGTGGGTTCTTCCCCTTCTTCTGCACAAACCACCCAACGATGGGGTGTGATGGGTGGCGGGATGCTTTCCCCATGTAgcatgtgtgtgcgtctcGGTTCTTGaggataaaattaatttgcaCCTTTTTGATTCAACCGGTGTGACGTAGCAGCTTCTAGCAACCGATCACGACTCGCTGGGAACAAAATGAttgagaaaagaaaaggatgggagggcaaaaaaatggaagggaGGAAAATTATCCCGggataaaaagaagaaggagaaggcTAACACCCTAAAAACTTGCTATCATCCCGATTTTTGTCTTGCGTTACgagggggaaggaaaacggaaaacgcaaaaaaagcCACGGAagatttgattgatttttctttcttcctctcGGAGCCCACCCTCTCCCATCCCTTCCTCCCTTCCTATGTGGATGAAGAAACGTGACGATGATGAGACCGCAGAATCGAtgagaagcgagagagagagagagagagagagagatcacgCTCCAGAACGGAAAGATTCGctacgcaaacacacacagagaccaTCTGGGAGCTTCTTTGGGTAGAACAGAAGAGCGGAAGGGGGATGAAACAGAGGTGGGGGGGCGGTGAAGTAATTGACTGTTGGAGGAAGAGGAACGCACCGGATGTGTGGCAACTTGAGCGAAACATTGCGCGCTTCCGGTTGGgtaggggttttttgttttcatcccCCCACCCGGTTCAATTTCGCATCCGGTTCCGTAAGGATCTCACACAACTGCTTCGAGCTTGCCGAAGGGAACCTGAAGAAGGAACaacatttaaaaagaaaaatagtttCCCCGGTGAGCGAACGGTAAGGTTGTAAATCGATAACGGGGACACCGCCCATGCTCGCTACTCGGCTCAAAACAAACCGCCCCTTCGGAAACGGATTCCGCCCGACTGCTCAGGGAGTCCTTTGCCTTTGGTACCCCAACGAGTTGTTTTTTACGGGCGAGAGATCCTACGTCTTTCAGACCATTGAGATGTCGAGGCACCGCTTTTTACAGGTCTCCGTTATCCTTCACCGTTAACACCCCGGTACCTGCTACCTGTAAGCGCTTGCAGCATCCAttaagaaacacacacaaagcctGCTCAAAGTGTTTCGAGGTAAGCGAGCCGGGCCATAAAACAATCCATCACCCAAAAACCCATCCAGCGGCGGTGTTTAGCTTGCTaaaaaaagattgaaaaacaaaacacccacCGGCGGGAAAACTTACCCCCTTTCGGGCGAGGGAATTACGGTGATAATCAGTCGGGTTGTCCCTTCCTTCTGTTATCCCTTTCGGTGCATTAATGGCAGGCAGTGGaattttcgatttgtttttgcaaCACGACATTCCTTACCCGAGCCATAAAGCACCCGGCACATGTTGTGAATGTGTTTGGGCGAGGGTTAAAAGGGGGAATGCCGTTCGGTAAAATCTTGTTTCGGGGTACAATTTCGTGTGCGAATTGTTGAAGGTAGGTTTGCAAAAATATATctataaaaaacaacaacgggTTACCCGATGGGACATTGGGATGCTTTCTCGGGAAGCGGGttatcccttttttatgcagcaggggggtgtttttttaaaggttCATTATTAATGAAGAACGTAATTATGCTTGCTTGTTGGGAATTTATTGTGGGGACTTGCTTAAAAAACTTCTACAATTCTATTGGATGCTCACACAATTTCTTCGAGGTTAGAATTGGAAGCTTAGGATTGTACAGCCAGCTACGGGTACCTTCAGTTAAGGAAGTTAGACATGGCAGCCTTAGAAGAAGGAGGTAAGGTAGACACTAAAATAGAAGGCTATCTGAGGAATAAAACATCAAACTTGAAATGGACAATCAATCAAGATGGACTGGATTAGGAACTCGAGGAACTCTCCAAGGATTCTTGAAGATGATTAGGAGACCTTGCCCAAGAATGGACCAGATTTTTGTGGAAGTTACTGCTGGGATGAGTTCTCAAGACTACCCACAACAGGCGACAGAATTGTCTCGTAAGCGGAAACTCAGGCAATAGTTCACCTCTGAATGGATAGAGGAGTCTCATAGACTCTCCAACAGTAATAAGAGATGACTCGTGAAGCTAAAACGTAAGAATACCCAAACCAAGTAGTTATCGTTTGACGTCGAGGTTTATACTCCTGAAGACAAGCTTCATGGATGTCCGTAACATTCGGGTGAATTCCCTGAAGTTGGGCCTTCGCCAAGAGGCTTCTCTTGGGTCACAAGAAAATCTGGTGACTGTTGTTTGAAAGTCTAGCTTAAGATCCTAGGACTGCAAATCAATAATTGATCTAGCAAATGTACCACGTCTGTGACTTCATGTATGATCTAGACATTATCAGACGCTAAATTGTCAGGATTGAATTGGGAGACTGATCCAACAAGGAAATCTCGTCTACAAGGGACTCTGCAAATTCTTACAAGATTCCCAAAAGAGATCCTGTAGACTCCTACAAGAGGTTCATAAGACTCCAATCAGACTAAGGGGAGATTCAGAAGCGTCATCCACGCTATTCAGATCGCGGGGTTTGACTCAATTCCTCAGGAACTTCACTCTGACCTCTGACAAGTgatcaaaaaataaaatgaatagGAACTAGATACTGTTGCTGATAGTTTGAAGTGTGCTATGATGACTGGCAGAGAGATCTTACAAGAAAAAGTCCAAGTCTCTGAACTGTAACTGCCCACAAATTTTCTGGATGAGATGGCGCACGATTTGTCAAACCTGCCGAGGCACTCTATCGTTAATATCCAGCGATTCGCCTTCCCATGGGAGGGACATGTCGTTGCTCCCCATTCCCCATCCCTTCATTCTTGTGGTAATTATGCTGTTCGGCTTCGTCGACGCCACGTCGActttgatgatgataatgatgatgcgTATGACTGTGGAAGACCGTGGTTCCGCGTGCGGTCGCTTCTGCGATTTCCACACCGGTAGTTGCGCAATACATGCGCATGGTCCCACCCCGAAAAAACAGGGACTCTTggccccgtgtgtgtgtgtgaaagagcgagagagagagagagagtgaagggTAGGATATGGGGAATCCCATTTCGGGGCCGAGATGGAACGCGACGTGCGTAGAATCGTCAAACGTACGGCCGTACGGACAGTTAGTGTACCAGGTTACCGGTACGGCAGCGTTACCGAATCGGTGAAGCCATTCGTTCGCTTCTACGTTCGTTTTCGGTGGTCCGAACCATCCAAGAACCCAGAACGGTGCGCTTCACTGTCGCCACATTCTACCTCGGGCGAAAACGAACGCCGTAACCTTCTTTCTGGCAGCTAGAGTCCGCGGTCCCCGTTGGTTCTGGCCGGCCGATCTGTGCCGCCGGACGttatttttagaattttaatCAACACCCTCGCTACGTTCCTTCtatccacccccccccctcctcttTTCCCACCCATCCACGCGCACCCTTATTTGAAAGCCCGggtgggtgaaaaaagtgGGACAACGCTGACCGGCGCTGCGCATTGCTGAATCGCTCCAGAGTGAACGAAAAGCTTGAATGCGTACGGCAGCGACGAACCTCCTGACACGGTGTGTGGTGTATCAGCGCTGTCAAAGGTATTCTGGCAGGAGCGGAAGAGATATTCTGGAGCGTTCAAAGAACAGGGTAGAGAATGTATTAAAGAAGAGGGTAGAGAATGTGTATTCTTCTGCCgtttattctctctctctctctctctctctctctgtcatGTCTTTCCACTTTATTTGCGGCGCATTTTAATCCTTTCTTTTATAGCGGGCAGTCGAATGGACCAACTCTAATACGTGGTCAACTTTCTAATTTCTTATCCAGAAGCGGTCGATTGCCTTTCCCTTGTTCTTTCGGCACTTTGCAGAGTCCCATTCTGGGCCGAGAAGGGCGGCATGACGCTCGACCGAGTAATTCAAATAATTCGAACGGTGgtacaagcgacgaacccttaCGAATTGTTACGAGGGTACGCGAAAGGTGTCGCTCAAGTTGGTTTATAGCATGATTGCTTAGAATCTGCATTATCAAAGTAGAAAATACGGTTCTGTTTCTGTGTTTGGTCAATCTCCTCAAAGTTTCTTGGCATTTATTTTTGGAACTTGACTACGAAATGGGAAGATATCTTCAAGAGACTTGAACAGATTGAGAGAATCTAAACAGGAAATTAGAGGCACAGGACACTGGCGCGTCACTGGTTGGAATCTCCCTCTTCTTGTGCCTGCTCCCACTCCATGATGCTGTGTGACGGGGCGTGACGTTTGGTGTTGGCGGTGTGTCTGAAACCGGGCGGAGGACCAAGAATTTACCAGACTCTCGTCTCGCATTGGTAAGTTTGCTACCGCCACGGGGTTAGATTCTACTTCTCTACCTTTACGCTAAGCGTACGCTCTCCCACAGAtttccacaccaacacacctcAAGCACATTCCCATCTTCAACTTCTGGTGCTATTTCTGTAGAGTTTTCTCGACGCACAAGTGCTTTGCTTACGTGTggaaacggaaagaaaatgaTTCCTCAcaatgatgatggcgatgatgataatcggatgggaggaaaaagaagaggGTGAAAGGCTGGAAACGCGACGTAGCGGGGTGTAGGGAAGCTACACGACTTTTCCAACTGTGTACGGCCCTCGGTGTGCTCCGTGCCAGCTAGAACCTGGGGCGGAAGGAACGAAAATGGAATCTTGCTCAAGGTATCGGCGAGAACGAGCACGGTACGGAAGGCTAAGAACGTGCCGAAGAGGCAGCGAGACTACAGTTATACAGTAACAGCACATGCGAGAGGGAGgaaggaagggggggggggggggggaggaagggAGAACCTCCACAACCCGGTTGGAGCACAGTACGGACAAACGGCTGCTTCTTTTGCtgcttcattttcttcctgTGCGTCACACGAACACACTGGATCATCTCCAGAACCTGCCTAGAACCTGTaattgagtgtgtgtgtgtgtgtgtgctcgcgtGTGCGTTCCTCCGAAGCCATCACAAACATGACATGGGGAAGTTGCGTTCGGGTGTAAAGGTATGCGTGCGTTCTTCTCTGCTGAGCGACCGGGTATTACTAAATGTGACCAAAACCACTAAAGCCTGATGCGTGGTTTTGGAGTGGTTTTTTGCCACGAATGCGTTCAATTAGTTGGTTCATCTTTTGGCCTCAAATTTGGACTATCGTCGGTAACATCAGTTATCTGTATCAGGTTGGAGGGTTTAAGAAATTGTGGAACTAGTAAGGTTCTTGCCATTGGATAGGACTCTGCTCACGGTATTTCATCTACTGAGGAATAGCAACCTCCAGATCTCTAGGTCTATCATTTCTAGTTTCGTGAACTTCTGTCCTGCGTACTTAATAAAACCCTGGACCACTCCAATGACAGGACTAAAATATTTATGTCCAGTTCTACCTGTGGGTGGTCTAGACTTCTACTTGAGACATCTTGAGCCATCTTAAGACTAGTTCAGTAGTTTATCAAGTTATCGGCATCATCTTAAGCAGAGTTCTGAAAATAGCTGGAACATTACTGGTTCGCCTCAGAAACTGGGTATTGTCAAGCAAAATTAATATACATTTCGGAGAAGAGCTTTACAGAGAGAGCTAAGTTCTATATCTGTCTAATTCTATCAGTATAACGTCTGGACTACATCTTAAGGTACGTCGAGAAACTGAGACATCTTTTGAAGAGTCCTGGTAATTCTCGCATCAGTCTGGAGCAGAGTCCAGGAATATTACTAGGCTCGCCCAAGAATCTCTCCATCTTTGAACAGATCAAAAAGTCTTTCTGAAGAAGAGTTTTGGGGATTATCTGGACATGCTCTTAAGATACATGAAGTTCTTGAGCAGAGTCCTTGATATAGTTGATTCATCACTAGCCTCAGCCTCAGAAACTCTGTCAGCTCGAAGTTTGGAGCTCCGCGGATTGTTTGGACTTAACCCGGAGAAACGTCAGGAAAGTTGCGTTAGTGTCTAGTGCTTGGGCAGAGTTCTAGAAATATCTGGAACGTTACTAGTTCATCTCTGTAACTCTGTATCTtcgagcaaaataaaaactcatCTCGTAGACAACTTTTGGGGAGCATGTACATGAAGAGAATTCTGGAATTCTGTGTCTAGTTTAGTCTTGATTGTATCTAGCGCTTATAGTAAGATAATCATACCTCTATTACATTGTTTTTTCCAGGATTTATCTCACTCGACGTATGCCGCACACATCAGTAGCCATCTTCGTAAGTTGGACCAGTCAGACAACCGCTCCGACCTGTATCACCTGCACCCTAAACGAGATTAAAACTATAAATCATACTTTTACGATAGCAACGCCACAAACATCTCAAAACGTTGTGCCACTTTCCGGTCTCAGCTTCCATACAGATCACTCACCTCATAttaacaaaacagcaaaacaatagTAGCTCTCCGTTAAGAAACCTAAATTTTTGAACGAGAataacagagagagagagcgagagggaccTGGCGAGAATGGAAGAACACACTTTGTACCATTTCTTCCACGCTCCATCTGGCGCtcgcatcacacacacacacacgcttcacAACCGATCGATGTGTGCGTTTGTCGACCATTCTTCCAACCAGTCTCTCCACCAGACGTTCTcgtttgaaaatgaaatcatATACCGTTACAATCGAAGAGCAGCTCCAACTTGTCAATCAAGATTCTTCGCCTCCCCGAGGGTCCCTCTTGCACCTCCCTACCCCTTCGCCCACAAGCGACTGAAGCAGAGAACGCTACAACAACAGCTCCGTGCtctgccattttgttgctgctCCATCTTTTAATGGTTCTGCGTCCTCCTGCCGTGGACATCCTCCACCGAGTACGGGTGCTTTTGCatcaaattaattatttatttaccacCCAGTTTTATTGTGCCGTGGTTACGGTGTCCTCagcggggttttttgttgctgtgaaGCTCAAGTTTTCTGCCCGTCTGCCGATTTCTTGAATgttctaacacacacacacacacccgcgtGTATAGGGACACGTATTGTGGAGCTCAGGTTGAGTACATTTCTCCCCAGGTTTTACGATCTCCTCCAACAAGCATTGGGGCATTCGCTTTGGCTGGATTCTGGTTTTTATTTCCAGTTTTCCATTCGCtttttctatctctctttaCTTGCTCGCTTGCCAACCATTTCCTCATTCTTCTGCCTGCCACACAGCTGGAAACACTTCCGTTCTGTTCGGTTACTGTGTTATattccttctttcttcccccgaaaaaaacaactccccCAGAAGAGAACGAATGCCGCTGCTTTCTTCGTTGCCTCTGACTTTCCTTTCCTTAATTAGTCTCCACTTCTTCCTTTCTCTTCGCTTCCTTCGCTAACCAGTTATTGgaggttgttgtgtttttttcttcttctttcgtttcTTTAGTGTTGTTTACTATTTTCACGTTTTGTCTCACTGTTTCTTAAATGCTTTTGCTTACTTGCtgttctcttttctttttttttacagcttttgtttacattacgTCGAGCAGAGGAAGCGGTGGCATGGCGGACACCGGGCGAGCGAAGGGAGGTGTGGTGTGAGCTTTATAATTTGCTTACGAAAGAACCCGCCAAGGGATTGGGTAGGCATCGGGAGTTTGGAGCAACCCACTCCCAAGAGTCGCAAGGGGGTAGGTGGGTTTACAAGagggttttgttatttttgacTGAGATCTGAGaacgcgtgcgtgtgtgtgcgtttttatattttgattACTTTTTCGGTCTTCTATGTTCGCCGCGTGGTTCGCGCTCCTCATCGTTGGGTTGGCCCATTTCTTCTGCCCAGCGCCTTTACAAACGTCACTGTTATTGCGTCCCGGGTATGTGGGACGCAGAGGACGCCATTGTACGGGATGCGACCTTCGCAACCGGGGTTGGTTGTTGTGATGACGAGATATCCTGAGACTGGCAGGATTGGACGTTTCCACGAGATATTACCGGAGAGCAACTGCTGGAACTGCTGACATGTGGACAGGTTCCAACGCAGTGTTCCTGACGTTGAAGAGGAGCAACACAAACCTGTTACTGCCTACAATGTTCCAGTTTGTTGTATCAACAAAGCAATACGCTCTTCTAGCCAACTTCAAAAAACATGAACTCTCGAGCCTGCTAACTGTTCTTTACCACCGGCAGTTCCCAAGGTGTACCGAGACCATCGACGAGAGTGCGTTTTGCGCATTACACTTTCTTTGGTCCATCTCTATCCGGGGATGGTGGGAAGAGATTGGTCGGAGCGGGAAGCTCGGTCTAAGGCCAAAAAATAACACTTCCACATCGCACCAACCGAACCGTGCCGGACCTCGCggcactgaagaacacgagaacgcaaacagcaccacggcGAGGTTCGATGACCTGCGATTGAATGGTGGCCGAGTGGCCGAGACGTTATTGGGGAGGTGGGGGGCTGGGTGGTATCCAACCCCAATTTTTGGGGTAGATTTTGTTCGATTCGATCGAAGTCAATCAACTGCTGAATGCTAGGGTTTCTGGATTCCCTGGAGGGAATACGGTGGTATTGCGTCATGGGCGTCATGTGTTGCTTAATTTCGTAAGGTTCACTGGTTAAACCCTGGAAAAAGTACCCGGTCGTTTACCGCAATGTGGAAGTTACGATAAGGTACGCACCAGCAAGTCCTAACCTCACTTTTCGTTGGAAAGGAATTCTGAGGACTAGCTACCTAGCTCTACTTAGTCTTCGGTTGTCTAGCTATCAGTTCCCCTACCAACCAACATTAATTGTGGCTCGTTAGATCGGTGCTTAAGATACGTCAACGTGGTCCGGTCCACGTTACAGTTACGACGCACATTACAACGCCGCCTGCAACGCCATGTGTCATGAAGAAAGTTATGAAATTCCACACGATATGAGCTCACGCCGATTGGATCACACTCGGATCTCCGGTTCCGTTTTGCGCACCGCCACCTCAACTGCTCGCAAATATCTGCCGAGGTTCTGATGTCACATCGCCACTGCCTGGACGCGGGACTCGCGTGTATGAGTGACCTCAGCCACCGATACACTCTGGCGACGGTTGGCGTGGTGCGAGACGATCAACAGAACCCTCAACCTGCACCACCACAGCCAACCAGGCcaacaaacccccccccccctcagaaGATTTTGCACGgattgatgttgctgctgatggtcGTGTTGCCAATGTACCGTTACGTTACCGCTGTTGACGCATACTAAAGCGAACAGCTCGGGTTGGCGGGATGAATGTCCAGGCAAAACATTGTTGTTATTGGTCGTTAGCGCGTTTTAATACGTTGTTGTTTGGCCGGTAGCACTTGATGCTAGTGGTTgaaggaagggggggggggggggctctgAGGTGGAAGTGGGGTTGGGAGGGAATATTTACTGGAGGGCCCTTATTTTGCTACGAGCTGGCACGCACGTACGAGTGTCGCCGGTTTGGGTCCGGTTCGTCTTCTGAAAAGAGACAAATCACCCTACAGAGAGGGAAGTAGAAGCAAAGTTGATGCAACTTTCATGTATTGggtaaagagagagagagagagagagagagagagagagagaaagaaaagcggaagaacaagttttttttcctccattgtAGGCAAATTGTTGTTTAAGAATGTTTTGAagaaattcctttttttccagtGGAAGTAGCTTCGCTAGTCACCGCTAGATGGCGCTGTACCGGGAGCTTATGGTACTTGACACCAGAGAGCGGTACTATTGAGGGAATAACTGGGAAGGTTTCCTGTCCCACTATATGAACAATATTGCTTAACgtagaaatataaaaaataaatccaaatagaactttaataaatttaatctaTTCTTGAACTTCTAGAGTTCTTTAggctgccattactggcttctGTGACGTGAGTTTATCCGGAGCTAGAGCATTACTCCAGGCTTCggagctgatgatggtgatcgatatccggtcctaccgtgtgaagtcCTCTAGACGCACCTTTTAAATCGTCCAAAATATCATCTTTCTTGGGTCAGTATAAACCTGGCTCCAGAGGCCAGGTTCTACAAGTAATTCACAAGACCAGCTAGATTTTCCTGGGACCAAGAACGCTGTTGGAGCCGTGATGGCGAGTTCCACAAGCTGACTTGTACAATGACAATCACTACACCAGTGTGCAGCACATAAGAGTCGTCAAGCTCCGATGGGCAGGTCATATCATGACATCAGATGATCAGACCCAATACAGTGCTGTAAGGCCATCCACTTGGACAGAGGAGTaagcgtggtaggcccaaatcgCGAGGAATCTTTTTGAATCGTTCACCTGGACAGAGGATAGGCTTAGTAGGGCCCAAAGTCAGATGAAGTTAGACTTTGTAGGATCCTCTGTTCGTCCTCGCTTTGTCGGACCGGGGAGGCTTTGTCCGACCAATTTGGGATGAAGTAAGAGCATGGATGCATCCAGTCAAAATGGAGCCAGCTATGGCGCCTTTCTTTCCGAACTAATACAGATGGCCAAACGCACCAGCAGCTAGCTGTATTACACGTTGGTTCtttaatagtaaaaaaaataatattattaataACAAATAGATAATATAATAGATCATTAACTGTGATTATGCTGCCGACGTCACATTGCCACGACGCCACGCTAAGAAAATGCACGCAGCTGGTGGTGATTGGTGGGTTGTGGTGAAGAGACCGGGTGGTGTGTGACAGGCAAAACAGACGGgacacgttttgtttttttttttctttttgttatcGACGCCGCAAAAAATGCACATATaaattttgttgtaaaattggAATGGATGGATCTCGTCCCGGAAGATTAAAAAAGTACGTTCGCtctcacacacccacacacacccatacttGTATAATATGTCCTTTCGCCTACCTAAAATCTCTTCCCCCTTCACAACGCACCCCCTCACCTAACCCACTAAAGATGCTGCGAGTAATTGCGATTTCCTTTCACCAGCTTTTCCTCGCCTTctcatacacacgcacacacctacACGCTCTATTGAAGGAAGTCAATGTACGTCGACGGCTAGCGCTGGTTTTTCACTGATTGAACGGTTTTGTAAATGTGAGTCCTTATACTTATAAATTGTTCGCTGCCCGCACATCGGTGTTGCTCAGTTTGGTTGCATCTTTGCCTTttttgcacgcacacacacacatataaaaATGATTGTTTCATcgagaggtgtgtgtgtgtgtgtttgtttaccattaatgAGTAATTGTGTTTTCCCCTATTAGCTGCTCTATCGGTGTTCCCCCAGTGCTATCTAATCTATGTGTATCGCTCCCGTACGTTCCGCTCGTCCGGGGTATCACGATGTAATTTGCGTAATTTTGATCAAcgttttcaaaaacaaatatgtTTCTATAAAAATTACTACCTCCGGCCGGGGTATACATCAATCATCCACTGTAAGGATAGAAGCATAAAAGCGTTATTGGAGCGTGTGTGAGGGACCCTCACTGAGGGCACTGGACCACCAAACCTTACCTTTTCGTCGGCGCAGCCTTCTGGTAAGGGTTTTGCAGTATCTTCGGATGACACTCCATCACCTTGAGCAGCAGACTGTCGAGGTAGTCCTCCAGCTCCTTTACCTTCTGCTTCTGGTAGTGCACCTCGTTCTCGAGCGTGCTCGCTATCTTGATCACCTCCTCGCGCGACTTGCCCTCGTACTTGGCGAGCGTTTCCGGCGACACCTGGGCCAGCTTGGACTGGCGCTGGGAGGCAGCGGCTGCAGCGGCCGCCGCCGCTATCTGCTCCCCATTCTCACCCCCAATGATGATGCGCTGGTCGGCGGTGCCGAGCTGCTTCGTGCCGTGCTTCTTGTGGCCGGCCATCATACCGGCCACCCCCACCGTGGACGAGGAAAGATTCTCGAGCGAATCGGCCCGATGGCCACTGCCCCGGTGCTCCTTCACGAAGTGTTTCAGCTTCTTGGTGAAGCTTTCCTTTTCCGGCTTGACGTCCGGCAGTACCGGTACGGTCGGTGACTGGCGGCCAACGGTGGCGATGTCCTGGGAACCGGCACGGGGCAATGGTTTCGGGGTCGGGGCCGGTGCTTTGGCGGTGTTTGGGTGGTGGTTCGCCTTACCTTCCAGCTCGGGCGAGGTAGGTGCCGTCACGGAACGGCCCCGCTCCTGCTCCTGCCGTTCGCCCGCTTCCGCTTCCTGCTCCGTTTCGTCTCGCCGTGCCGACAGCATGACGCGCGAACTTTCCCAGCTGCGACGCTTCAGCGAATCGGTATTGCCAATGTCGAGATGCTTCCCGTACAGCTTCTGTTCCCATTCGTCCACCTTTTCGCCGGCGACCGGTGTGACGCTATCCCGGCCCGTCCACTCGATCGGTGTGGCGGCATGCGGTGTGGAGGCCACCGGCGGCGCTGAAACGTTCGTTTGCGCCGCACGCAAGTGAAGCGAACCGTTCGAGCTTTTGTGCGACAGATTGTCCAGCACGAACTCGTCCTCGTCCTCGCTGATGACGCCCGGGTCCGCATCGCCAAACGTTTGCTTCGACTGCCGCCCGCCGGACGATGGGTGCAGCGAGGCGGTGGACGGGGTGGCACTTCCTCCACCACCAGTCCCGGCCAGGCTCGAGTAGCTCCCACTGTACATGGACGAATCGTCCGCACCGTCCCGCTCCTTACGCTCCTTCTTGCCCAT encodes:
- the LOC118505390 gene encoding rab11 family-interacting protein 5, whose translation is MWSPTHIQVTVQRAKGLLIKGKGGTNNCFVIIALGKEKYQTSIKQKAPDSVMWNEECELQIPTQGNQAQLVLTALHHNSVGMDEFLGRVVLPLNEMEVYERPRARWYKLESKDREKKKEKDRGELEVRISFTVKAGSLTDLSKKEKSKSSISNLASSVGGSLLSIGAIEKRKGLKKIAKSIGSKMHISGMGKKERKERDGADDSSMYSGSYSSLAGTGGGGSATPSTASLHPSSGGRQSKQTFGDADPGVISEDEDEFVLDNLSHKSSNGSLHLRAAQTNVSAPPVASTPHAATPIEWTGRDSVTPVAGEKVDEWEQKLYGKHLDIGNTDSLKRRSWESSRVMLSARRDETEQEAEAGERQEQERGRSVTAPTSPELEGKANHHPNTAKAPAPTPKPLPRAGSQDIATVGRQSPTVPVLPDVKPEKESFTKKLKHFVKEHRGSGHRADSLENLSSSTVGVAGMMAGHKKHGTKQLGTADQRIIIGGENGEQIAAAAAAAAASQRQSKLAQVSPETLAKYEGKSREEVIKIASTLENEVHYQKQKVKELEDYLDSLLLKVMECHPKILQNPYQKAAPTKSG